The following coding sequences lie in one Aquipuribacter nitratireducens genomic window:
- the uxaC gene encoding glucuronate isomerase, which yields MATTTAQTTAHLVTPTGGPRRLRPHPDRLLPADPATRAVARELYDGIRDLPIVSPHGHVPAAWLAEDAAFRDPTSLLVTPDHYVTRLMHAQGVPLDRLGVGRGPLSEAESREAFRLLCAGWRTYRGTAVRHWLEHTLAHVLDVDVEPSAATADAVYDQVADRIAAPDLRPRALYDRFGLSVLATTDDPTDDLRHHRALAADPSWRGRVVPTFRPDAYVEVRRSDWPDAVTRLGAVADVDTATYAGWIAAMEARRSYFQEHGATSTDHSHRDARAEPLERSVAERLYARAVAGAVTPDEADALRRDLLFQMARMASEDGLVMTLHPAVARDHHPGTRDRYGADVGADIPVGVEFTDALRPVLGAFGTNPRFQLVVFTIDETVYSRELAPLAGFYPSLYVGAPWWFLDAPEAMTRFRSAVTETTGFTRTAGFVDDTRAFLSIPARHDTARRVDAAYLARLVAEHRLDLDEAHEVAHDLTVVNPREAFRL from the coding sequence ATGGCGACGACGACGGCGCAGACGACGGCGCACCTCGTGACCCCGACCGGCGGCCCGCGTCGGCTGCGACCCCACCCGGACCGGCTGCTGCCCGCGGACCCCGCGACCCGCGCCGTGGCGCGCGAGCTGTACGACGGTATCCGTGACCTGCCGATCGTGTCCCCGCACGGGCACGTGCCGGCGGCCTGGCTCGCCGAGGACGCCGCCTTCCGGGACCCCACGTCGCTCCTCGTGACGCCCGACCACTACGTGACCCGGCTCATGCACGCCCAGGGGGTCCCCCTGGACCGGCTCGGCGTCGGCCGTGGCCCGTTGTCGGAGGCGGAGTCGCGGGAGGCGTTCCGGCTGCTGTGCGCCGGGTGGCGCACCTACCGCGGCACCGCGGTGCGGCACTGGCTCGAGCACACCCTCGCCCACGTGCTCGACGTCGACGTCGAGCCGTCCGCCGCGACCGCCGACGCCGTCTACGACCAGGTCGCGGACCGCATCGCCGCTCCCGACCTCCGGCCACGCGCGCTCTACGACCGCTTCGGCCTGTCGGTCCTCGCGACGACCGACGACCCCACCGACGACCTCCGCCACCACCGCGCGCTCGCGGCGGACCCGTCGTGGCGAGGGCGGGTCGTCCCCACCTTCCGCCCCGACGCCTACGTCGAGGTCCGACGGAGCGACTGGCCCGACGCCGTGACCCGCCTCGGGGCCGTGGCCGACGTCGACACCGCCACGTATGCGGGCTGGATCGCCGCGATGGAGGCCCGCCGGTCGTACTTCCAGGAGCACGGGGCGACCTCGACCGACCACTCCCACCGCGACGCCCGCGCCGAGCCGCTCGAGCGGTCCGTCGCCGAACGGCTGTACGCGAGGGCGGTCGCCGGCGCCGTCACGCCGGACGAGGCCGACGCGCTCCGACGCGACCTGCTGTTCCAGATGGCGCGCATGGCGAGCGAGGACGGCCTCGTCATGACGCTGCACCCGGCGGTCGCCCGTGACCACCACCCCGGCACCCGCGACAGGTACGGCGCCGACGTCGGCGCGGACATCCCCGTCGGGGTGGAGTTCACCGACGCCCTGCGTCCGGTGCTCGGCGCGTTCGGCACGAACCCCCGCTTCCAGCTCGTCGTGTTCACCATCGACGAGACCGTGTACTCCCGAGAGCTCGCCCCCCTCGCCGGGTTCTACCCGTCGCTGTACGTGGGGGCGCCGTGGTGGTTCCTCGACGCGCCCGAGGCGATGACCCGGTTCCGCTCGGCCGTCACCGAGACCACAGGTTTCACCCGCACCGCCGGCTTCGTCGACGACACGCGGGCGTTCCTCTCCATCCCGGCCCGCCACGACACGGCCCGCCGGGTCGACGCCGCCTACCTCGCCCGCCTCGTCGCCGAGCACCGGCTCGACCTCGACGAGGCGCACGAGGTCGCGCACGACCTCACCGTCGTGAACCCGCGGGAGGCGTTCCGGCTGTGA
- a CDS encoding mannitol dehydrogenase family protein, with protein sequence MSGTATRLSRSAGHGRPAAPVRIAHLGLGSFSRAHQAWYTDRAPDAAQWGIASFTGRSPDLARALRPQGGLYTLLVRQPDRDDVEVVSSLSQVHAATDHTAWLGVAAAADTAVVTLTVTEAGYRRGPDGHLDIGRADVRDDVQALRADIGAPVGTVPGRLVAGLAARRAAGSGPLTLLPCDNLPANGRVAATVVDDLARAVDPALARWIRGTVLFGTTMVDRITPATTDDDRYAVLAAAGLHDAAPVPTEPFSEWVVAADFPGGRPAWHEAGVTLVDDVAAFEERKLWLLNGAHSLLAYAGPLRGHTTVDEAMADPVVRGWVEQWWDEAAPRLSLSPAAVRDYRAALVARFANPRIRHHLGQIAADGSQKLPVRLLPVVRAELAAGRLPDGALRVVAAWVAHLRGLGAPVADDAAAPLAPAVQGDDDTAVRTVLAHLDTALARDPAVVARVRSHLSSLTGAPVGAG encoded by the coding sequence GTGAGCGGCACAGCGACACGCCTGTCGCGCTCAGCCGGTCACGGCCGTCCGGCCGCGCCCGTCCGCATCGCGCACCTCGGCCTCGGCAGCTTCTCCCGCGCCCACCAGGCCTGGTACACCGACCGGGCGCCCGACGCGGCCCAGTGGGGCATCGCCTCCTTCACCGGCCGCTCACCGGACCTCGCCCGGGCGCTGCGCCCTCAGGGCGGCCTCTACACGCTCCTCGTGCGGCAGCCGGACCGGGACGACGTCGAGGTCGTCTCCAGCCTGTCGCAGGTGCACGCGGCGACCGACCACACCGCCTGGCTGGGGGTGGCGGCGGCCGCGGACACGGCCGTCGTCACGCTGACCGTGACCGAGGCGGGGTACCGGCGGGGTCCGGACGGTCACCTCGACATCGGGCGCGCCGACGTGCGCGACGACGTGCAGGCCCTCCGTGCGGACATCGGCGCCCCGGTCGGCACCGTCCCCGGCCGGCTCGTCGCTGGGCTGGCCGCCCGCCGCGCGGCCGGCAGCGGGCCTCTCACGCTCCTGCCGTGCGACAACCTTCCGGCCAACGGCCGGGTCGCCGCGACCGTCGTCGACGACCTCGCCCGCGCCGTCGACCCGGCCCTCGCGCGCTGGATCCGCGGCACCGTGCTGTTCGGCACGACGATGGTCGACCGGATCACCCCGGCCACCACGGACGACGACCGTTACGCCGTCCTCGCCGCCGCCGGTCTCCACGACGCCGCACCCGTGCCGACCGAGCCCTTCAGCGAGTGGGTGGTCGCCGCCGACTTCCCCGGCGGCAGGCCCGCGTGGCACGAGGCCGGAGTCACGCTCGTCGACGACGTCGCCGCCTTCGAGGAACGCAAGCTGTGGCTGCTCAACGGCGCGCACTCCCTGCTCGCGTACGCCGGCCCGCTGCGCGGCCACACCACCGTCGACGAGGCGATGGCCGACCCCGTCGTCCGCGGCTGGGTCGAGCAGTGGTGGGACGAGGCCGCGCCCCGCCTGTCCCTGTCGCCGGCCGCGGTGCGCGACTACCGCGCCGCGCTCGTCGCCCGCTTCGCCAACCCCCGTATCCGCCACCACCTCGGCCAGATCGCCGCGGACGGCAGCCAGAAGCTCCCCGTCCGGCTCCTGCCCGTCGTGCGGGCCGAGCTGGCCGCCGGACGCCTGCCCGACGGTGCCCTCCGGGTCGTCGCGGCGTGGGTCGCGCACCTGCGGGGGCTCGGTGCGCCCGTGGCCGACGACGCCGCCGCGCCCCTCGCCCCGGCCGTGCAGGGCGACGACGACACCGCCGTCCGCACCGTGCTCGCCCACCTCGACACCGCCCTCGCCCGTGACCCAGCCGTCGTGGCCCGCGTCCGCAGTCACCTGAGCAGCCTCACCGGGGCGCCGGTCGGTGCCGGGTGA